The following coding sequences are from one Dermacentor silvarum isolate Dsil-2018 chromosome 4, BIME_Dsil_1.4, whole genome shotgun sequence window:
- the LOC119451032 gene encoding general transcription and DNA repair factor IIH helicase subunit XPB-like has product MGKTKGAKRWKKRQEFEENTTEEQGDDDDGNGDGVPAAASQKLSTAATEDEFGAKDYRSQMELRPDHTSRPLWVAADGHVFLEAFSPVYKHAHDFLIAISEPVCRPHHIHEYKLTSYSLYAAVSVGLQTQDIIEYLRRLSKTSIPEGIIEFIKLCTVSYGKVKLVLKHNRYFVESPFPDVLQKLLKDPVIQACRLRRDAENDTDLSVVMRDILSATLPIKTHATEDKADDKVQAASVPDDITAFYEKMEKDEDDVEDSQTVSFEVNQDYIEKLQKRCIELEYPLLAEYDFKNDTVNPDIHVDLKPSAILRPYQEKSLRKMFGNGRGRSGVIVLPCGAGKSLVGVTACCTVRKRCLVLCNSGVSVEQWKAQFKMWSTADDSVICRFTSEAKDKPMGE; this is encoded by the exons ATGGGGAAAACTAAAG GTGCGAAACGCTGGAAGAAAAGGCAAGAATTTGAAGAAAACACGACAGAAGAACAGGGCGATGACGACGATGGAAACGGAG ATGGAGTGCCTGCTGCTGCTAGCCAGAAACTCAGCACCGCTGCAACGGAAGACGAATTCGGGGCCAAGGACTATCGTTCACAAATGGAACTTAGGCCCGATCATACATCTCGTCCTCTTTGGGTG GCTGCTGATGGCCATGTCTTTTTAGAAGCCTTTTCACCGGTGTATAAGCATGCGCACGATTTTTTGATAGCTATATCTGAG CCAGTTTGCAGGCCACACCACATTCACGAATACAAGCTGACATCCTATTCCTTGTATGCTGCAGTCTCTGTCGGACTTCAGACGCAAGACATCATAGAATACTTAAGGAGACTTAGCAAGACTAGCATTCCAGAGGGTATCATAGAGTTCATAAAG CTTTGCACTGTCAGCTATGGTAAAGTCAAACTTGTCTTGAAGCACAATCGGTACTTTGTGGAAAGTCCTTTCCCG GATGTACTCCAGAAGCTTCTCAAGGATCCAGTTATACAGGCATGCCGCTTAAGGCGGGATGCAGAAAATGACACAGATCTGAGCGTTGTCATGAGGGATATTCTAAGTGCCACACTT CCTATCAAAACTCACGCTACAGAGGACAAGGCTGATGACAAAGTTCAAGCAGCTAGCGTCCCTGATGACATTACTGCCTTTTATGAGAAAATGGAGAAAGATGAAGATGACGTAGAAGACTCTCAAACGGTGTCATTTGAAGTCAACCAAGACTACATTGAGAAGTTGCAAAAGAG ATGCATAGAACTTGAGTATCCTTTGTTGGCCGAGTACGACTTCAAGAATGACACTGTCAACCCAGATATCCA TGTTGACCTGAAGCCATCTGCCATACTCCGACCATATCAAGAGAAGAGCTTGAGAAAGATGTTTGGAAATGGGCGAGGAAGATCAGGGGTTATTGTCCTTCCATGCG GTGCTGGAAAATCGCTGGTGGGTGTCACAGCCTGCTGTACCGTACGCAAGCGATGCCTTGTCTTGTGTAACTCGGGCGTGTCCGTCGAACAGTGGAAAGCACAG TTCAAAATGtggtcaacagcagacgacagcgTCATTTGCAGGTTTACATCAGAGGCCAAGGACAAGCCTATGGGTGAGTAA